The Candidatus Dormiibacterota bacterium DNA segment CGCCCGGGCCTACGAGATCTGGGAGGAGGAGGGGCGCCCCGCCGGCCGGGACGTGGAGCACTGGATCCGGGCGGTGCTCGAGCTCGCCCGGGACGGCAACATCCGGCTGATGCCGGACGGCGTGCTCCAGACCGACGGCGTCCGCGACGACCCGCGGCGCGGCGGCAGCTGAGGCCGGGCCCGCCCGGATCGCCACGCGCGCACCCCCGAGCGGGGGACGCGCGTGGCGTCGGTGGACCGGCGCTGGTCAGCTGGCCAGCCGGTCGGGCACCTGCGGGTCGAGGGTGGCGGCGTAGCGCAGCCTGCAGCGCGCGCAGACGCCGAGGTGGGTGGTGACCCGGCGCAGCTGATGCGGGCGCATCGCCGCTGGGTCCTCCAGCAGGTGTGCGGTGGTCCGGCAGGCGGCGATTCCCGGCTGCGCACCCTCGAGGCGGAGGAATTCCGCCTTGAAGCGCTCCCGGGCGCGGTGGAGCAGGGTCTCGACCGCGCTGGTGCTGGTGCCCAGCCGGTCGGCGATCACGTGGTAGGGCATGCCGTGCAGCTCGCGGAGCGCGAGCACGGTGCGCTGCCGCGGCGGCAGCGTCGCGGCCACGTCCCAGACCAGGTTGCGGGTGCGCTGCAGCTCCTGGGCGGTCTCGGGCTGGCGGGTGCGGTCGCCGTCCGCCACCGACATCATCGCCAGCTCGGTCACGTCGCTGGCGGGCTCGAAGAGGCGCTTGCGCCGCCCCCTGCGGCGGAGCTCGTCATGGCAGAGGTTGACCGCGATCCGCTGGATCCACGACGAGACCCGGTAGCTCTCGTCGATCCGGTCGATGGTGCGCACGAACTGGAGGAAGGTGTCCTGGACGGTGTCCTCGGCCGCCTCCTCGGGCAGGTAGCGCAGGCACAGGTTGCGGATGCGGTCCCGGTACCGGCTGAAGAAGACCTCGAAGGCGCGCACGTCGCCGTTCCGGTAGGCGCGGATCAGGCTCATGTCGTCGTCGTCGGCCTGCGGCGCCGGTGGCACCGGCCGTGCCGGCGCGGCGCCCGGCGGCGGTGGCGGCAGCGTCACCACCCTCGGCACCGGTGTCCTGGTGGCGCGGGGCCGGCGTGCGACCGGCCGCGACACGGTGTCCGCCGCCGGTTCCCCGGCGGCGCTCGCGGTGCGCCGGCGAGCCGGCGCGGGCGTGGTGAGGACGTGGATCACGCCACTCACCATCGGGCTCTCCCCGATCATCTCTCTCCCCTCCCTGTTGCTCCGCGTCCCCGGCAGTACCTCGCCGTGACGCGCGCATAGAGAAGAGTACGACGACGCGTTCGACCTGTCTACTGGGTTGTGCCGTTTCGGTGCAATCTTGGTCCTCGAGGCTCTCCGGCGAGGCTCGGCTCGGGCGGACCGCAAGCACCCGAGCGATTGACGCGTTTCCAGCACGTGGCCTGCCTCGACCGTCCGTTCACCACCTTCCCCCGGGGGCCGCGCTCGTGACCAGCCGCGGGTCCTCCGGCTTCGGCGACCGCCCGCTCTCGGACGATCAGCTCCGCGAGGCCCTCGCCGCGTCGCTGGGCGTCGACGCCTCCGGACTTGCCCTGCTCAGCGGCCGCGAGGCGGCCACCGGGCTGGCCCGGCTGCGCGCCCTCCAGGACCGGGTGCGCGTCCTCGACGAGCAGGCCTCGACCGACGAGCTCACCGGGGTGCTCCGCCGCGGCGCCGGTATGGCCGCCCTCGAGCGCGAGATCGATCGGGCGCGCCGCTCCGAGGCCAGGCTGGTGGTCGCCTTCCTCGACGTCGACGGGCTGAAGCTGGTCAACGACCAGCACGGCCACGCCGCCGGCGACCGGCTGCTCTGCGACGTCGCCCTGGTGCTCCGCAGCCGGCTGCGCTCCTACGACCTGGTGATGCGCTGGGGCGGCGACGAGTTCGTCTGCGCCCTCTTCGGGGCCCAGACCCAGGGCGCCGAGCACCGCCTCGAGGCGGTGGCCGCGGGGATCGAGGCGGCCACCGGGGGACGGACGGTGAGCTGGGGGCTGGTGGCCCTCGAGGCCGCCGACACCGCCGCCACGATCGTCGGCCGCGCCGACGTCGCCCTCTACGAGCGGCGCCGCGCCGTGCTCCCGATGCCGGCCGCGGACGAGCCCGGGGTGGTGGAGGCGAACGGGGCTGCGGACCGCGACGTGGCTGGGGCACCATGACGGTGTGACCGCCCCGGCCCTCCACCCCGACCTCGCCCCGCTGGCGATGCTCCTCGGCGAGTGGCGGGGAGAGGGGAGGGGACAGTGGGGCCAGGGAGCACCCTTCGCGTACCGGGAGGAGGTGGTCTTCCGGCACAGCGGCAAGCCGGTCCTCGCCTACACCCAGCGCACCGTGGCGCTCGACGACGGCCGCCCCCTCCACGCCGAGATGGGCTACTGGCGTCCCGCCCCGGGCGGGGCGGTGGAGGTGACCATGGCCCACCCCACCGGCTTCGCCGAGATCGAGCTCGGCACCGTCGAGGGCGGACGGCTGCGGCTGGCCACCGCCTCCGTCGAGCGCACCCCCACCGCCAGGACGGTCACCCGGCTGGAGCGCGACCTCGAGGTCGACGGCGACTCCCTCCACTACGTGGTGCGGATGGCCACCGACGGCGGCGGCGCCGTCTGGCACCTGGAGGCGACGCTGCACCGTGCCCCCGCCACCGGCGAGGGCCGGTGACCACCGCCGCCGGCGGCCCCGAGGCGCCCCCCGCGGAGCGTGAGGCGCGGCGCGCGCAGCCCGTCCCGGCGGGCTTCCCGAGCCACTTCCCGGTGCGCGACGACGGCCGGCGGGCCTTCCGCTACACGGTCGTGGCCAACGCCGCCCGGCTCGGGGTGCGGCTCGCGCTCGGCCGCCACCTCCGCGTGCTCGGGCTCGAGAACCTCCCCGAGAAGGGCCCGCTGATCATCGCCAGCAATCACCTCAGCGCCCTCGACACCCTGATCGTCGGGGGCAACACCCCGGGCGCCAACTACGCCATGGCCAAGCGCGAGCTCTTCGGCAGGCGCCCGATCGCCTGGATGTGGGGCGGCTGCAACGTCTTCCCCGTCGACCGCCACACCGCCGACCGCTGGGCGCTGCGCACCTCCATCGAGGCGCTCGAGCGCGGCGGCCGGCTGATCCTCTGGGTGGAGGGAACCCGGGTCGAGGCTCCGGGGATGCAGCCCGCCGAGCCGGGGGTGGGATTCCTGCTCCGCCGGGTGCCGTGCGACGTGGTCCCGGTGGCGGTGTGGGGCAGCGAGAAGGCCCTGGTCAAGGGCCGCAAGCTGCCCCGCCGGGTGCCGGTCACCCTCCAGTACGGCAGGCCGTTCACCCCCGACCTCTCCGGTCCCCGTCGCGACCACCAGGGCGTCGCCGACCAGGTCGGGGCGCACATCGCCGCGCTCCTCCCCCCCGAGTACCGGGGGGTGTACGCCGAGGCCGCGGCCGCCCTCCTCGACCCCCCCGAGGGCTGAGCCGCAGCCCGATGCCCTGCGGCGTATGCTGGGTGCCGGTCCGCCTCAGGAGGTGATCGATGCCCCACCCTCCCCGCGACGAGGTGGTCTGCGTCGTCGGTGCCGGCTACGTCGGACTGGTCACCGGGGTCTGCCTCGCCGAGTCGGGGCGCACCGTCCACCTGGTCGAGATCGAGCCGCGCCGGCTGGAGCGGCTGAGCGCCGGCCGCTGCCCGATCCACGAGCCGGGGCTCGAGGAGATGCTCCAGCGGCTCCTCGCGGCGGGACGGCTCCACGTCACCGGGGACATCGCCGTCGGGGCGCGCGACGCCGGGGTGGTGATGATCGCGGTGGGCACGCCCCCGGCCGAGGACGGCGAGGCCGACCTCTCCCAGGTGCACGAGGCCGTCGCCAGCGCCGCCGCCAACGCCGCCCGCGGCGCGGTGATCGCGGTGAAGTCGACGATCCCGCCGGGGACGACGGCGAGCATGGTCTCCTCCCGCCTCGCCCCGGGCTTCCCGCTGGTGTCGTGCCCCGAGTTCCTCCGCGAGGGCTCGGCGATCCATGACTTCAACCACCCCACCCGCATCGTCGTCGGCGGCGACGACCGTGCCGCCTGCGAGCGGGTCGCCGCCCTCTTCGGGCACCTCGAGGCTCCGGTGATCATCACCGACTCGACCAGCTCGGAGATGGTGAAGTACGGCACCAACACCTTCCTCGCGCTGAAGATCTCCTTCATCAACGAGATCGCCCACCTCTGCGAGCTGACCGGCGCCGAGGTCGGGGCGGTGGCCGACGGCATGGGCCTCGACCCCCGGGTGGGCCGTGCCTTCCTCGACGCCGGGCTGGGCTTCGGGGGCTCCTGCTTCCCCAAGGACGTCCGCGCCCTGGAGGCGGCCGCGGCCGAGCACGGCCACAGCTTCTGGATGCTGAAGTCGGCGATCGAGGTCAACCTGATGCAGCGCCGCCGCTTCGTCGCCAAGGTGCGCGAGGCGCTGGGCGGCAGCGTCGACGGCCGGCGCCTGGCGGTGCTCGGCCTCGCCTTCAAGCCGGGCACCGACGACCTCCGCCAGGCGCCCGCCCTCGACGTCATCCGCCATCTCGAGCGGATGGGGGCGGCGGTCACCGCCACCGACCCCGCCGCCCTCGAGGGCGCCGCCCCGCTGCTCCCCGACACCACCCTGGTGGCCGACGCCTACGACTGCGTGCGCGGCGCCGACGCGGTGGTGCTGGTCACCGAGTGGCCCAGCTTCCGCCAGCTCGACTGGCGGCGGGTGGCGGCCAGCGTCGCCGGGCGGGTCGTGGTCGACGGCCGCAACTGCCTCGACGCCCCCCTGCTCACCGGCCTCGGCTTCGCCTACCACAGCGTCGGCCGGCGGGCGCTCCTGCCCGACTAGCGACGCCTACGCGAGGGTCCGACGCGCGGCCACCAGGGCGACCAGGGTCGGGGTCGCCGAGACGAGCACCACGGCGAGGCCGCGCCGGCTGAGGCCGCCGGAGCGGTACATCGCGGCGGTGAGGGCGAGGTCACCGGCCTGCATCACCGCGAGCAGGTCGAGCCAGCGCACGTCCACTTTCGGCTCGGCGGCCACCCGCAGCAGCCCGGCGCAGAGCACCAGGTCGCGGCAGCCGAAGAGCCGGGCCATGAACGCCACCCCGCGGCCCTCGGCCTCGAGCCCGACGGCGCTCAGGCCCAGCCGCGGGATCGCCATGCTGCCGGCGCCGACCACCATCCCGGCGGCTCCCACGAGGCGGACCACCGCGCGGGCCCGGCCGGGGTCGAGCCGTGGCAGCCGGGGCAGCCGTGGCACCCTACGAGCTCTCCTTGCGGGTGGTGCGGTCACGCTCCTCGGCGGCCGCGGCCTCCTCCCGCTGCTTCTCCTTCTCCCGCGCCGCCCGCCCCGCCTTGGCCTCCTCGTCGGTGCTCTCGAGGCAGACGAAGGCGACCACCTCCTTGGTGTCGGAGGCGCGGTCGAAGCGGATGATCGCGGTCTGGCTGAGCACCGTCTCCACCCGCCCCTCGGAGCCCACCGGGTAGTCGCCGATCGGCGTGCCGGTGCGCGGCCGGGTGTTCTGGATCAGCCGCACCCGCTCGCCGATGTTGAACGGCGGCTCCGGCTCCTCCTTGGCGCTGGGTGGCCGGCCCGGCGAGGGCCGGGCCGCGGGCCGCGCCGGCGCCGGCTTGGCGACCACGGCGACGACGTCGTCCTCGTCGATGTCCGCGGGAAGGTCGTCGTCGTCGGCGACGACGATCCCGACCTCGGCGTCGTCGGTGTCGTCATCGGCCGCGGCGACCTCGATGTCGGGGTCGTCGATCTCGGGCTCCGCCGCCTCGGCATCGTCCTCGGTCGCCTCGGCGCGAGGCGCCCGGGCGTCGTCGGGCTTGTCGGAAGTGCCCGTTGCGGGCTTGCGGCGTGTGGGCATGTGCAGGCTGTGGGGCTCGCGAGAATCAGTGGCGCCGATGCGGCAGGCTGGGGGAGGGGACCCGAGTGCCGGAGCATACGGGATGGGGGGGCCAGCACGGCCGTCCGCGGCCGTCCCCCGGCGGCCACGCCCCTAGAATCCCACCGATGATCGCTCGCCGGTGGCCCGTGTCGCTCTCCCCGGGCGCGCAGCGCCGCCTCCTCGAGATCCTGCCCGGTGCGCTGACCTGGCTGGTGCTGCTGTCTCCGGTGGCGGTCGCCTTCGCGATCCGGCTCAACGACCCCACCAAGCTGTGGGTGCTCGGCGTCGGCGCCATCCTGCTCGACTGCTACTGGTTCGTGCGCACCACCCTCACGGTGCGGTCGGTGCGGCGCTCGCTGCGGCGCATCGAGGCGACCGAGGCCACCGACTGGTGGGCGCACTGCCTGGAGATGGAGGTCCCGGAGGGAGCGCCGCACCCCACCGAGGTGGTGCAGTGCGCCCTCATCCCCACCTACACCGAGAGCTACTCGGTGCTGCGCGGCACCGTCGCCGCGCTGGCGGCGCAGAACTACCCCGACCGGCAGCGGGTGGTGGCGATCATCACCAGGGTCACCGACGTCGGCGGCTGGGAGAACGTCGCCCGGCTGCGCGAGGAGTTCGGCGACCGCTTCCTCGCGTTCCTCCACATCAAGGATCCGCTCCTCCCCGGCATCGTCGTCGGCAAGTCGGCGGCGATGGCCTACGGCGGCCCGGAGCTTCGCCGCGCCTGTGACG contains these protein-coding regions:
- a CDS encoding sigma-70 family RNA polymerase sigma factor, with the protein product MIGESPMVSGVIHVLTTPAPARRRTASAAGEPAADTVSRPVARRPRATRTPVPRVVTLPPPPPGAAPARPVPPAPQADDDDMSLIRAYRNGDVRAFEVFFSRYRDRIRNLCLRYLPEEAAEDTVQDTFLQFVRTIDRIDESYRVSSWIQRIAVNLCHDELRRRGRRKRLFEPASDVTELAMMSVADGDRTRQPETAQELQRTRNLVWDVAATLPPRQRTVLALRELHGMPYHVIADRLGTSTSAVETLLHRARERFKAEFLRLEGAQPGIAACRTTAHLLEDPAAMRPHQLRRVTTHLGVCARCRLRYAATLDPQVPDRLAS
- a CDS encoding UDP-glucose/GDP-mannose dehydrogenase family protein, which produces MPHPPRDEVVCVVGAGYVGLVTGVCLAESGRTVHLVEIEPRRLERLSAGRCPIHEPGLEEMLQRLLAAGRLHVTGDIAVGARDAGVVMIAVGTPPAEDGEADLSQVHEAVASAAANAARGAVIAVKSTIPPGTTASMVSSRLAPGFPLVSCPEFLREGSAIHDFNHPTRIVVGGDDRAACERVAALFGHLEAPVIITDSTSSEMVKYGTNTFLALKISFINEIAHLCELTGAEVGAVADGMGLDPRVGRAFLDAGLGFGGSCFPKDVRALEAAAAEHGHSFWMLKSAIEVNLMQRRRFVAKVREALGGSVDGRRLAVLGLAFKPGTDDLRQAPALDVIRHLERMGAAVTATDPAALEGAAPLLPDTTLVADAYDCVRGADAVVLVTEWPSFRQLDWRRVAASVAGRVVVDGRNCLDAPLLTGLGFAYHSVGRRALLPD
- a CDS encoding DUF2934 domain-containing protein gives rise to the protein MDPAVEERIRARAYEIWEEEGRPAGRDVEHWIRAVLELARDGNIRLMPDGVLQTDGVRDDPRRGGS
- a CDS encoding FABP family protein, whose protein sequence is MTAPALHPDLAPLAMLLGEWRGEGRGQWGQGAPFAYREEVVFRHSGKPVLAYTQRTVALDDGRPLHAEMGYWRPAPGGAVEVTMAHPTGFAEIELGTVEGGRLRLATASVERTPTARTVTRLERDLEVDGDSLHYVVRMATDGGGAVWHLEATLHRAPATGEGR
- a CDS encoding GGDEF domain-containing protein; the protein is MTSRGSSGFGDRPLSDDQLREALAASLGVDASGLALLSGREAATGLARLRALQDRVRVLDEQASTDELTGVLRRGAGMAALEREIDRARRSEARLVVAFLDVDGLKLVNDQHGHAAGDRLLCDVALVLRSRLRSYDLVMRWGGDEFVCALFGAQTQGAEHRLEAVAAGIEAATGGRTVSWGLVALEAADTAATIVGRADVALYERRRAVLPMPAADEPGVVEANGAADRDVAGAP
- a CDS encoding lysophospholipid acyltransferase family protein, giving the protein MTTAAGGPEAPPAEREARRAQPVPAGFPSHFPVRDDGRRAFRYTVVANAARLGVRLALGRHLRVLGLENLPEKGPLIIASNHLSALDTLIVGGNTPGANYAMAKRELFGRRPIAWMWGGCNVFPVDRHTADRWALRTSIEALERGGRLILWVEGTRVEAPGMQPAEPGVGFLLRRVPCDVVPVAVWGSEKALVKGRKLPRRVPVTLQYGRPFTPDLSGPRRDHQGVADQVGAHIAALLPPEYRGVYAEAAAALLDPPEG